The sequence TCCTTCTCTCGCATCACCATGCCGTCATTCAAAATTGACGTGATGTACGCCCTTGCCTTTGGGGAAGGGACGCATCCAGAGCGTCCGGCCCCCGGCCATGATCTTGCCCCGGTTGCCGGAGCCGTGACCTCCGCCGATTAACACGTCTAGGCCCCGTTTGTCCTCGGCTCTGTCCAGGAAATTGACCTCGCCCTGGTATCCCCAGGGACTCAGGCCGATGACCAAATTCACCTGGGGCCGCAGCTTCTCGGCTTCGCCCATGACGGCATCCATCTGCGCTTCCGTCGGGCCTTTTCCCGAATCCGGCAGCTCGGGCATGAAGACGAGCCCTAAGCGTTTATACGCCCGATCCCGCTAGTTCCTTGAGCCTATGCGCCATGGCGGCGAGATCGGCCGTGGCTTGCTTCGAACGTTCCACCCCCACGGCCGTTTCACGCGAAACCTCATTCACATCTCGGATATGCTCGTTGATGGCCGCGCTTGCCGAGGTCTGTTCTTCGGCGGCCCTGGCGATCAGTTCCACCTGGCGTGAGGTTTCTTCCACGAGGGGAACGATCCCCTCCAAGGCCTGGCCGGAAAGGGTCGCGAGGCTGGTTGCGTGCTGGATGGCCGAGGAGGCCTCGTCCATGCCGAGGATGCTTTCGCCCACGCCCGACTGGATGCGTTCCACCGCCTGTCCGACCTCCTTTGTGGCGGTCATGGTCTTTTCGGCCAGCTTGCGCACCTCGTCCGCCACCACGGCGAAGCCGCGTCCGGCCTCACCGGCCCGCGCCGCCTCGATGGCCGCGTTGAGGGCCAGCAGGTTCGTCTGGTCGGCGATGTCGGAAATGACTCCCATGATCCTGCCGATGGCCTCGGCCTGGTCGCCCAGGAGGGAGAGACTCTGTTTCAGCGACCCGGAAAGTTCCTGGACCTTGCCGATGGCCTCCACGGAGTTGGAGACGACCAATGCCCCTTCACGGGCCTTTCCCTTGGCGTCCTCGGCCAATCGTGAGGCCTTGGAGGCGTTGTCCGCCACCTCCCCCACGCTGGAGCCGATTTGGTTCATGGAAATGACGGTCTCAGACACCCGTTCGCTCTGAGCGGTCGCGCCAGCGGACACCTGTTCCATCTGGCTGGCGATGCTGTCCGTGGCCTCGGCGATAAGGCTTGCGGCCTGATCGACTTCACCGTTGACCCGCACGAGACACTCCAGGTGCTTGGCGATCTCGCGCTCCTTGAGGACCATTTCCGAGACGTCCCTGGCGACTTCAAGGAAGCCCAGCGTCTTGCCCTGTTCGTCCTTGACGGTCACGGCCCTGGGCTGGAAGAACGCATGGCCTGAGGCGGTATGGCATTCGATGACCCCAATATCTTGTCCTGACTGTCGGGCAGGCCGCAACAGCGTCCCGCAGACGCCAGGCTTGATGGCCTGGGTGCAGGCGCGGCCCACAAGGCGCTCTCCTGAAACGCCGGCCAACCTGGTGGCCGCATCGTTGGCCACCAGGATCACGTCTTCCCCGTCGGTCATGAAGATCGGGTCGGGAACGGCGTTGAGCACCGCGCGGTTCAAGGCCAAGGATTCGCCTATACGCTCCAGCAGATGATCCAAGGCCCTGGCGAGTTCACCGACTTCGTCGAGTCCAGCCATGCCCACCCGCAGGGATGTTTCACCTTCGGCAATCCGCGAAGCGATGCGCGCGATGTGCCTTAAAGGAAGCGAAATCCTTTTCCGGATGGACAAGGCGACGAGAAGGCAAACCGCCAAAGCCAACACGCCGCTGCCGAGCATGACCTTGCGCGTCAAATCCACGAGGCCATCCGCCTCAGCGGCGGCTGATTGCGCCAGGCCGGTCTGTTGGGTCCGCAGCGTATCGAGGCCTTCCTCCAAGGTCTTGCGGATCGCATCGGCCTTGGCCGAGGCCTCATGTCCCTTGTCCATGCCTTGCTGATGGAAGACAGTGAGAGTGCCGCGGGATTCGTCGAGGAATTTCCGAAAACCGTCCTCGATTTCCAGCATGACCTGTTGGTACTCAGTATTGCCCTCTTTGCGGAAGAGACTCAGGAAGTGCGCTGCATTCCCTGAAAATTCCTTTGCCAGGCGGTCAATTTCGGCTTCCGCCCCCGAGTCTGGCTTGTGCTGGTTCGCTATGGAGGTGAACACCTGCTGGATGCGCAGGATCGCGTCGCCCATTTGGTCCGCACGTAAGGCATTCGGAAGGTGCTGATTGACGACCCGCATGGCGTTGTTGTCCACTGCCTTCAAAAGGGTCAGTCCCATGGCGATGTTCACCAGAAACATGGCGGCCACGAGGCCAAAGCCCAATGCGAGCCGTGTTCCTATTTTCCAGTTCTCGAAAATCGCCATGCAAGAGTCCTCCCAAGGAATAATTGGATGCCGTGATCGAGCCATGAGAATGGGGGCGACGTTATGCCGCCCCCTTTATTCCTCTTCGTTGCGGTTACCAGCACATACCCATGCCGCCCATCATGCCAGGCCCCATCATGCCCATGCCGCCCATGGCCGGGATGCCTTCCTTGGTCAGCTGGTTTTGGAGAGCCACCTGGGCATCG is a genomic window of Desulfovibrio sp. TomC containing:
- a CDS encoding methyl-accepting chemotaxis protein, giving the protein MAIFENWKIGTRLALGFGLVAAMFLVNIAMGLTLLKAVDNNAMRVVNQHLPNALRADQMGDAILRIQQVFTSIANQHKPDSGAEAEIDRLAKEFSGNAAHFLSLFRKEGNTEYQQVMLEIEDGFRKFLDESRGTLTVFHQQGMDKGHEASAKADAIRKTLEEGLDTLRTQQTGLAQSAAAEADGLVDLTRKVMLGSGVLALAVCLLVALSIRKRISLPLRHIARIASRIAEGETSLRVGMAGLDEVGELARALDHLLERIGESLALNRAVLNAVPDPIFMTDGEDVILVANDAATRLAGVSGERLVGRACTQAIKPGVCGTLLRPARQSGQDIGVIECHTASGHAFFQPRAVTVKDEQGKTLGFLEVARDVSEMVLKEREIAKHLECLVRVNGEVDQAASLIAEATDSIASQMEQVSAGATAQSERVSETVISMNQIGSSVGEVADNASKASRLAEDAKGKAREGALVVSNSVEAIGKVQELSGSLKQSLSLLGDQAEAIGRIMGVISDIADQTNLLALNAAIEAARAGEAGRGFAVVADEVRKLAEKTMTATKEVGQAVERIQSGVGESILGMDEASSAIQHATSLATLSGQALEGIVPLVEETSRQVELIARAAEEQTSASAAINEHIRDVNEVSRETAVGVERSKQATADLAAMAHRLKELAGSGV